Below is a window of Chloroflexia bacterium SDU3-3 DNA.
CGCCACCAGTTTGCCGCCCTTCACCACGTCGCCCTGGCCCGATGTCAGCTGGAGCGAGGTGATGTAGGTGGGCCAGCCGTGGATGGTGTCGTCGTCGTGGAACGGGTCGGACCAGTAGGCCACGGTGTACAGCTTCACCCCGCCCTTGCCGTCGCCGTCCAGGTCGTTGCTCTCGCCATCGGGGCGCAGCGGCAGATCGATCTGGTAGGTGGCCTCGCGCTGCTCGCGGTCGATCTCCAGCCGCCCGAACTGCAGCGACTCGGGCGGCACCCGCCACGCCGGGTTGTGGCTGGCCAGGCCGTGCAGATCCACCAGGGCCACGGCGTGGCGCTGGTAGTAGGTGAGGAAGATGCCGTTGGTGTAGTGGAAGCTGCCGTGCAGCGTGAAGGGCTGCTGGGCGGTGATCGTCTCGGCGCTGGGCGGCGTCTCGGCGGCGGTGCAGCCCGACAGGGCGAGCATGGTCAGTGCGACGAGAAGCGGGCGGTGGTGCGACATCATGCTGTATTCTCTAACCTCGCAATGGGCGCTAGGAAGCGGAGATCGAGGGTATATGATCGGCTGGCAGCGGTATTATACAAGATATCGCTGGGTGCGACCCAGCCCATCTCAACAGGTTTGTATCCCACATATCACAGAATCATCACGTTGGGCGCAAAGGGGCTATGCTATAATGCGTCGTAGCTTTCTGTGGCGCGGGCACGATACCCCATACAGCATTATGACAAAAGTTGCATCACGTGATGTGGCGCACGCTCGCGCTGTCCACGAGACACGCCAGGCGCTTGATACTATTGATGATACAAGCCTTGTGTCAGTAACACGCCTTGGAATCACTCAAGTGCGCGCGCTGAAGCAGGAGGTAGCCGAGATCTTCCCGGCCTCCAACCTCCCAGCCTTTTTGCTTCAGGGCCTGCTCCAGCTGGAAGACCGCACGCTGCGACAAGACAAAGTTGCCGCCGATCTTCGTGTACTCTTCCGCGGCAGCGCCCAGATCGGCATCTATGGCGCGCTGCTTGCCGCCCCCGCCACCATCCTCTACGGCTACCAGAAGCTGCTGTCGCTCTCGGGCAAGGATGTTGAGAGCGCCTTCCCCGACGGCCTCTGGCAGTTCTACACCGAGTTCGGCCTGCGCGAGGATGCCGCCCGCCACTGCGTCGAGTCGGTCGGCTTCCAGCGCGCCGCGCCCGCCGCCAGCGAGATCGACGCCGCCGCCAGCTGGGTGCTGGCCGCCATGGAGATGCTGCACAGCTACGACGAGCTGCTGGCCAGCGAGTGGGACGAGAAGGTCATGCCGCGCGTGATCGATGCGGTGCTGCCCGAGTACGCCGCCGCCCAGCTGGGCAAGAAGCTGCCGCGCCGCGCCGCCGACCGCGAGCAGCTGATCGCCGAGCGCGTCGAGCGCATGCGCGCCGACTACCACCTACAGGGCTTCGAGCGCGGCTGGCTCGACGAGCGGCCCTACCGCATCCCGGCAGGCGAGCGCGAGCAGAGCTTCGCCCGCTACCGCCGCGCCCAGTTCCAGCAGTATGTGCAGAAGCACCTGCGCCGCGCCCCCGCCGACCTGCGCGCCCAGATCGAGTCGCGCTTCGCCGACCGCCGCGCCGAGGATCTGCCGCGCTACCGCAGGCAGCTGGCCATGACCATGACTCTGCAGCCCGAGCAGCACCGCGAGTATCGCGCCACCCTGCCGCTGCACATGGTCAAGATCGCCCTAGTGGTGGGCGGGCGCTACCACCTGATCGACGCCTGCGCCTACGACGCCGACGGCACGCTGCTGGTCTTCCCGCTGGATGGCGGGGGCGAGGGCACGCCGCTGGTGCTGAAGCGCGCCGACGACAGCACCCTGCGCGACCGCTACGGCCACGTGGTCGACATCGACCACGCCGGGCGCGTGAAGGTCGAGGGGCGGCTGATCGGGCGGCTGCGCCCGCCCTCGGTGGGCCAGGTCAAGGCCCAGGTTGCGGCGATCATCCGCCAGGCCGCGCGCGACCACAGCGCCCCCAGCGACACCGACATGCTGCTGGTCGAGTCGCCCCGCGCCCGCCAGCCCGAGCTGCGCGCCATGCTCTCGGACGCCACCAAGTCCGAGCTGGTGTCGCTGCAGTATGCGCCGATCATCATCAACTGGGATGAGCACCCCAGCGCCACGCCGCTGCCCGAGGTGCGCCGCGCGCGTCGCGGCACCGGCGACCACGCGCTCACCATGATCCGCACCGACCGCAGCATGGTCTTCGATATGTCGCATATCTTCTGCGATGCGGTCTGGGGCATGGCGCTCACCGAGATCATCACCGGCTACGCCGCTGGCTTCTACCCCGAGGTCAGCGCCACCCGCGCCAGCAAGGCCGAGCCGCCCGCGCCGCTCAAGCTGCTGGCCGCTATGAACGTGCGCGCCGCCGCCGCGAGCGATGCCAACGACCAGCCGATCGAGTGTGCCGCCGAGACCACCGCCATCGATGTAGACGCGATCGGCAAGCTGCGCCGCAAGCTGGCCGGCATCCAGCTGCCCCTGACGGTGAACGACCTGCTGCTGCTGGGGCGCTTTGTGCACGCGGCCAACTACGCGCCTGGGCCGCGCGCCGAGCAGGCCTTCGAGGCCATGGTCTCGCTCCCCAACGGTGCGGCGCTGAGCGAGCAGATCGTGCGCTGGCTTGAGGAGCAGCGCATCCACAACCCATCGCTGCTCATCCCCATGGATGCCAGCAACGCCGACCCGCGCCTGCGGCTCTACCCGGCCACCTTCCGCAACCCGCTGCCCAACCTCATCCCTCGGCTGGAGCGCTGCGAGAACTATGTGCGGGCCCTGCGCCGCAGCGGCGACGCTGGCGTGTCCCGCGCATTTGATGCCGAGCGCAAGGAGCTGTATAAAGAGCTGCAGGTCTTCGCCGAGCTGCTGCGGGCGCTCAAGCAGGTGACCATGCGCGGCGAGAGCTTTAGCGCGGCGGCGCTGAAGCTGATGGGCCACCTGCCCGGCTCGCTGCAGAACCTGGTCGATATGATCCCGCAGAAGGTCGGCATTCTAAACGAGATCCTTAAAGGCCGCGAGGTCTTCTCAAACGTGGGGCGCGTGGCCCCCGAGTCCTCGATCGTGCGCTTCTCCAGCGCCCGCGACGATGGCTCGACGAAGCTGCTTGTCTGGGGTATCATGACCGATGCCAGCGGCAGGATGACCGTGACCCTGCGCGACTTCCGCCCACATGTGGCTGTGCTGGCACGGCACAGTCGGCCCGAGCTAGCCCAGGCCATCGCCTCGGACTACCTAGAGGCCTACGCCACATCGGTCAATGAGCTTGTCACCCGCATCCACCGGGTGCTATCGCAGAAATAGCGTCTTTTCGTGCGTCGGCGCGCCTGGCAGGAACCGCAGGCCCGCGCCGCTACCAACCCACAACATATGAACCAAATGCTCACTGGCCGCAAGATCGGCGGCTTTGAAGTCCGCGATCTGCTCGGCACGGGCGGGATGGCCAGCGTCTACAAGGGCTACGATCCCGCGCTTGATCGCGAGGTGGCGATCAAGGTGATCGGCACCGCAGGCGAGTCGCCCGATTTTGTGGCCCGCTTCCAGCGCGAGGCGCGCGTGGTCGCCAAGCTCCGGCACCCCAATATTGTCCAGATCTACCAGTTTGGCGAAGAGAAGGACATGGTCTACATGGTGCAGGAGCTGCTGACAGGCGCGACGCTGCAGCGCAAGATGCGCGACGCCCGCCGCCGCATGGCCCCCGACCGCATCCACGCCACCATCTCCCAGCTGGCCTCCGCCCTCGACTTCGCCCACTCGCAGGGCGTTATCCACCGCGATGTGAAGCCATCCAACGTGATCGCCAATGCCAGCGGCCAGCTGGTGCTCACCGATTTTGGCATCGCACGCACCGAGTCCGACGCCAAGCGCACCATGACCGGCCCCGGCGTGGTGATGGGCACTCCGGCCTACCTCGCGCCCGAGCAGGCGGTGGGCAGCGCCTCGCTCACGCTGGCCTGCGATGTCTATGCGCTGGGCGTGGTGCTGTTCGAGCTGCTCACCGGCAGGCTGCCCTTCGAGGACACCACGCCGATGGGCATCATCCTCAAGCACCTCTACGACGACCCGCCCAAGCCCAGCAGCATCCGCCCCGACCTGCCCAAGGCGGTGGATGCGCTGGTGCTGCGCGCCCTGGAGAAGGAGCCGAAGAAGCGCCACCCCAGC
It encodes the following:
- a CDS encoding protein kinase: MNQMLTGRKIGGFEVRDLLGTGGMASVYKGYDPALDREVAIKVIGTAGESPDFVARFQREARVVAKLRHPNIVQIYQFGEEKDMVYMVQELLTGATLQRKMRDARRRMAPDRIHATISQLASALDFAHSQGVIHRDVKPSNVIANASGQLVLTDFGIARTESDAKRTMTGPGVVMGTPAYLAPEQAVGSASLTLACDVYALGVVLFELLTGRLPFEDTTPMGIILKHLYDDPPKPSSIRPDLPKAVDALVLRALEKEPKKRHPSAGALAKALGDAWPAVRNTKQEEQPAPRPRAAPKRSDTTPQRRVTPAAGSAAAPAPAAAPRAAGTAAKSTPPVVVSTSAPATAPKQRAKSTTPKPTPAKVAQSQPSRATPPATPQRRGPSTLLVGLLTLIVVLGLLIYGFYPSAFQDVVTTVQGLARP